The following are from one region of the Rhodopirellula sp. P2 genome:
- a CDS encoding MraY family glycosyltransferase — MSATIGLVLVAAGLAAVFSWLVLFPIRKYAAQLGLLDRPGGHSSHTVPTPLGGGLGIYFGILGTVALATLAAALLHDPEAVPAWITSLRDLTSPAIVPTEWWDAAMLHAPGVWSRCGDVWWLILAGTILVALGLADDRFGLPVGFRLGVQFGLAAAVVWGLNIELSLFIDGGWLTKLLSVVWIVAVINSFNMLDNMDMLSSGVAAIIAVSMALVMLTIPDPGTDRPQLLVASLLLVVAGALIGFLFHNRPPARIFMGDGGSYLVGFLIAVGMLMATFAAGDSGDGSVAGWVGSRPHAVLAPLCAMAVPLYDMTTVIWIRIRQGRSPFQGDHSHLSHRLVDLGLSRTGAVATIHLITATCGLSALLLAHVGAWQAIAVLGIVMCLLTLVGILESTQWRRPDK, encoded by the coding sequence ATGTCGGCGACGATCGGACTCGTGCTCGTGGCCGCTGGATTGGCGGCGGTTTTCAGTTGGTTGGTTCTGTTTCCGATCCGAAAGTATGCCGCTCAGCTTGGGTTGCTGGATCGTCCCGGCGGTCACAGCAGCCACACCGTGCCAACGCCGCTGGGCGGTGGATTGGGGATTTACTTCGGAATCTTGGGGACGGTGGCGCTCGCGACATTGGCCGCGGCGCTGTTGCACGATCCTGAGGCGGTGCCCGCTTGGATCACTTCGCTTCGTGATTTGACCTCGCCCGCAATTGTGCCGACGGAATGGTGGGATGCCGCGATGTTGCACGCACCCGGGGTCTGGTCGCGTTGCGGCGATGTCTGGTGGCTGATTTTGGCCGGTACGATCTTGGTCGCTTTGGGGTTGGCGGACGACCGGTTTGGTTTGCCCGTCGGATTTCGATTGGGCGTCCAGTTCGGACTTGCTGCGGCGGTCGTGTGGGGATTGAACATCGAGCTGTCGTTGTTCATCGACGGTGGCTGGCTGACCAAGTTGTTGTCGGTGGTCTGGATCGTCGCTGTCATCAATTCGTTCAATATGCTCGACAACATGGACATGTTGTCCTCGGGAGTGGCCGCCATCATTGCTGTTTCGATGGCGCTCGTGATGCTGACCATTCCGGATCCGGGCACGGATCGTCCGCAGTTGTTGGTCGCGTCGCTGTTGTTGGTGGTGGCGGGGGCGCTGATTGGATTTTTGTTCCACAATCGTCCGCCCGCGAGAATCTTCATGGGGGACGGCGGCAGTTACTTGGTTGGGTTTTTGATTGCGGTCGGCATGTTGATGGCGACGTTTGCGGCAGGGGATTCCGGTGACGGATCCGTTGCAGGGTGGGTGGGCAGTCGGCCTCACGCGGTCTTGGCTCCTCTGTGTGCCATGGCAGTTCCGCTCTACGACATGACCACGGTGATTTGGATCCGGATCCGACAAGGACGCAGCCCGTTCCAAGGCGATCACAGTCACTTGTCTCACCGGTTGGTGGACTTGGGGCTGTCAAGAACAGGGGCGGTCGCAACCATTCATTTGATCACCGCAACCTGTGGGCTCTCGGCGTTGTTGTTGGCGCACGTTGGTGCATGGCAGGCGATCGCGGTGCTGGGCATCGTGATGTGTTTGCTGACGCTGGTTGGCATCTTGGAATCCACGCAGTGGCGGCGGCCGGACAAGTGA
- a CDS encoding DUF1573 domain-containing protein, whose translation MKTLLACLIVAGIGAAIAYNINESNYGRYEPHFGPIDFEGKTTAANAMASLKKEWSEDVPKVELPDGNEYDFGIMQPEEEGEHTFTVVNVGDAPLTLKIGASTCKCTVGTLENESLAPGEETEVKMSWTVKTNETTFGQSAELRTNDPTQVAIRFEITGKVVRQVQLVPETLTFKEVASGEPIDLELKVYSYMREEIELGQPKFSSEEMNELAEFAVTPLEIDDEEHAEATQAFLVKASIAPGLEQGPVSQNLVMPFNKVGAIADASTNGESELNEEDAPAESIVAAVTGRIVGVLSMLESTKLTGVTGGGYIYDFGKITEKGPQKAKAFVVLKGPERDKTKLSIGEVSPEGVVEAKLNDPIQNGSMSLYSLEFTLTPGDEKIDRLGMNREDYGLVTIVSDNPNVPSMKLRLKFSLPAR comes from the coding sequence ATGAAAACGTTGCTCGCTTGCTTGATCGTTGCCGGAATCGGCGCTGCGATCGCCTACAACATCAATGAATCCAATTACGGCCGTTACGAGCCTCACTTTGGCCCCATCGATTTCGAGGGGAAAACGACGGCGGCCAACGCGATGGCGTCTCTGAAGAAAGAATGGAGCGAGGATGTTCCCAAAGTCGAGCTGCCGGACGGCAATGAGTACGACTTCGGAATCATGCAGCCAGAAGAAGAGGGGGAGCACACGTTCACCGTTGTGAATGTGGGTGACGCGCCGCTGACGCTGAAAATCGGAGCTTCGACTTGCAAATGCACGGTCGGAACTCTGGAAAACGAGAGTTTGGCTCCCGGCGAAGAAACGGAAGTCAAAATGTCCTGGACGGTGAAAACCAATGAGACCACGTTTGGGCAGTCGGCCGAACTTCGCACCAATGATCCCACGCAAGTCGCGATTCGTTTCGAGATCACCGGGAAAGTGGTCCGCCAGGTGCAATTGGTGCCTGAAACGTTGACCTTCAAGGAAGTGGCCTCCGGCGAGCCCATTGATTTGGAGTTGAAGGTTTACAGCTACATGCGTGAAGAGATTGAATTGGGCCAGCCCAAATTCAGCAGCGAGGAAATGAACGAGCTGGCTGAGTTTGCCGTCACTCCGCTTGAAATCGATGACGAAGAGCATGCCGAAGCCACCCAGGCTTTCCTGGTCAAAGCTTCCATCGCACCCGGTTTGGAACAGGGCCCCGTGAGCCAAAACTTGGTGATGCCGTTCAACAAGGTCGGAGCAATCGCGGACGCATCGACCAACGGCGAATCCGAACTCAACGAGGAAGACGCGCCTGCTGAGTCCATCGTTGCGGCGGTGACGGGCCGGATCGTCGGTGTGCTGAGCATGTTGGAAAGCACCAAGCTGACCGGAGTCACCGGTGGCGGGTACATCTATGACTTTGGCAAAATCACCGAGAAGGGGCCGCAAAAGGCAAAGGCGTTTGTGGTCTTGAAAGGACCGGAACGTGACAAGACGAAGCTTTCGATCGGTGAAGTCTCTCCCGAAGGTGTCGTGGAAGCCAAGCTGAATGACCCCATCCAAAATGGTTCCATGTCGCTGTATAGCCTCGAGTTCACCTTGACCCCTGGTGACGAAAAAATCGATCGATTGGGCATGAACCGAGAAGACTACGGATTGGTCACGATTGTGTCCGATAACCCCAACGTGCCTTCCATGAAATTACGCCTGAAATTTTCGCTGCCGGCGCGTTAA
- a CDS encoding DUF1589 domain-containing protein gives MRTCLTSWPLQWPSDVGQVSPGNQPMLWNKARRPATPARSNTIRPITQPGGAWPTNSPSLPR, from the coding sequence ATGCGTACCTGCTTAACATCCTGGCCACTCCAGTGGCCAAGCGACGTAGGCCAGGTCTCACCTGGCAACCAGCCAATGCTTTGGAACAAAGCGAGGCGTCCAGCCACCCCGGCAAGATCCAACACGATCCGTCCAATCACCCAGCCAGGTGGGGCCTGGCCTACGAACTCTCCATCCCTACCGAGATGA
- a CDS encoding multiheme c-type cytochrome, with protein MTMSSLRSNRTVHDDRGPFCVGRELSGKDSFNAVDQAQMKSPRPFLHCLSTSIGASTNTSVKRSRWSFLMAVLGVSAIAVVGCYSPAPLASQSEKDEIATLSPPELVAVESVAVDSIADYRGRVQLPSDDWRFARQQPLSFATSAALDNTREDAESVDQTGGWSDGDLTWTVETDDESVAKESAAPAKVATGKFDGKIDLSQIDPAEDTLSEKSASDLGKVEIVPRPLARKEIEAEIVPTPLGLPENHRASVAKNAGPNAARGWEVPAAELAESPIDRIAPEKIVAQRPLSDAESFEAERVSFPEEATAAFQLTGPDAPIIDTLIDAESVGGGQEPEDYNTWPTPSLTLFVTGQQHGYIEPCGCTGLENQKGGVARRMTFLKQLREKGWELAPIDAGNLVRRYGRQSEIKFHRSLEALRKMGYVSVGLGPDDVRLSVNDLIQEASPGDPEEAIYVSANVIPFDRSLMPSHRVVRRGGMTLGVTTILDPDSLETKLSDDIQLTALVDAAKEALAAIQEEDPDYTVLTFYGEEKNAQELVRAVPGFDLVVIAGGYGEPTYQPQAIDGTQTKSILTGDKGMYTGLVGLYPDGPIRYARVPLTHEFEDAPEMRALMKDYQFQLRDLGFSNLGLKPIQHPSGGQFVGSEACGKCHTTAFDTWQGSAHFEATEHLVNPGERGDVSRHFDPECISCHVTGWNPQGYYPYVSGYLELEASSHLHGNGCENCHGPGAAHTKAEAADSGVSDEEKTRLREAMKLPLDEARESCMKCHDLDNSPDFHAEGAFDDYWAEIEHYGVD; from the coding sequence ATGACGATGTCGTCGCTGCGATCGAATCGAACCGTCCATGACGACCGTGGTCCCTTCTGCGTTGGACGTGAATTGTCGGGAAAAGACTCATTCAACGCAGTTGATCAGGCCCAGATGAAATCGCCACGCCCCTTTCTTCACTGTTTGTCGACCTCGATTGGGGCGTCGACCAACACTTCGGTGAAACGTTCTCGATGGTCCTTTTTAATGGCCGTTCTGGGGGTTTCTGCGATCGCCGTGGTGGGGTGTTACTCGCCCGCTCCGCTCGCGAGTCAGTCTGAAAAAGATGAGATCGCAACGCTGTCGCCACCCGAATTGGTGGCTGTCGAATCGGTTGCTGTGGATTCGATAGCGGATTACCGAGGGCGAGTTCAACTGCCGTCGGATGACTGGCGTTTCGCTCGCCAGCAACCACTGTCCTTTGCGACATCAGCCGCGTTGGACAACACTCGCGAGGACGCGGAATCGGTCGACCAAACTGGTGGCTGGTCCGATGGCGATTTGACCTGGACGGTTGAAACCGATGACGAATCGGTTGCCAAGGAATCGGCTGCTCCCGCCAAAGTTGCGACTGGCAAATTCGATGGCAAAATTGACCTGAGCCAAATCGATCCTGCGGAAGACACTCTGTCAGAAAAGTCGGCTTCGGATTTGGGCAAGGTTGAAATCGTGCCGAGGCCCTTGGCTCGCAAGGAGATCGAAGCGGAAATCGTGCCGACCCCGCTGGGTTTGCCAGAGAATCATCGTGCATCGGTCGCGAAAAACGCTGGGCCAAACGCCGCTCGTGGATGGGAAGTTCCCGCAGCTGAGCTGGCGGAATCGCCCATCGATCGGATCGCACCTGAAAAAATCGTCGCCCAACGTCCGCTCAGCGATGCGGAGAGTTTCGAGGCGGAGCGAGTGAGTTTTCCTGAGGAAGCCACGGCCGCTTTCCAATTGACGGGACCCGATGCTCCGATCATCGACACCTTGATCGATGCGGAGTCGGTCGGCGGTGGTCAGGAACCGGAGGACTACAACACTTGGCCCACACCCTCACTGACGCTGTTCGTGACCGGTCAGCAACACGGGTACATCGAGCCGTGCGGTTGCACAGGGCTGGAAAATCAAAAGGGCGGTGTCGCGCGGCGAATGACGTTCCTGAAACAGCTGCGTGAAAAGGGCTGGGAATTGGCTCCGATCGATGCCGGCAATTTGGTTCGTCGCTACGGTCGCCAATCGGAAATCAAATTTCACCGTTCACTCGAAGCCCTTCGCAAGATGGGCTACGTCTCGGTTGGCCTGGGACCTGACGACGTTCGTCTGAGCGTGAACGACCTGATCCAAGAGGCTTCGCCCGGTGATCCAGAAGAAGCGATCTATGTGTCGGCCAATGTGATCCCGTTTGACCGATCGTTGATGCCGTCGCACCGCGTCGTTCGCAGAGGCGGGATGACGTTGGGCGTCACAACGATTCTGGATCCTGATTCGTTGGAAACCAAACTCAGCGACGACATTCAACTGACGGCTTTGGTGGATGCGGCAAAAGAAGCTTTGGCAGCGATCCAGGAAGAGGATCCTGACTACACGGTGCTGACGTTTTATGGCGAGGAAAAGAATGCCCAGGAGTTGGTGCGTGCGGTTCCTGGTTTCGACTTGGTTGTGATTGCTGGTGGCTATGGCGAGCCGACTTATCAGCCACAGGCGATCGATGGCACGCAAACCAAGTCGATTTTGACGGGCGACAAAGGGATGTACACGGGGCTGGTGGGGTTGTATCCCGATGGTCCGATTCGCTACGCCCGCGTCCCGCTGACGCACGAATTTGAAGACGCTCCTGAAATGCGAGCCTTGATGAAGGATTACCAGTTCCAACTTCGTGATCTGGGGTTCAGCAACTTGGGGCTCAAGCCCATCCAACATCCTTCCGGCGGTCAATTTGTCGGTTCGGAAGCGTGCGGCAAATGTCACACAACCGCCTTTGACACCTGGCAAGGGTCGGCTCACTTCGAGGCCACCGAGCACCTGGTCAACCCAGGCGAACGCGGCGACGTTTCGCGTCACTTCGATCCCGAATGCATCTCCTGCCACGTGACCGGATGGAACCCACAAGGTTACTACCCATACGTTTCCGGTTACTTGGAATTGGAAGCCAGTTCCCATTTGCATGGCAACGGTTGCGAGAACTGCCACGGTCCCGGTGCGGCTCACACGAAAGCCGAGGCGGCCGACAGCGGCGTCAGCGACGAAGAAAAGACTCGTCTGCGGGAGGCGATGAAGCTGCCGCTGGATGAGGCTCGCGAATCATGCATGAAGTGCCACGATTTGGACAACAGCCCTGACTTCCACGCGGAAGGCGCGTTCGACGACTACTGGGCCGAGATCGAGCACTACGGCGTCGACTGA
- a CDS encoding ABC transporter ATP-binding protein: MHSSPELLLEARGIRKSYHKDKIELPILRGIDVGFAAGEMSALVGRSGSGKSTLMHLLATLDQPDSGEVWFDGSRIDNQSRARRDQYRNSQIGIIFQFYHLLPELSAIENVLAPAMIRRSVLGYLRDRKSLRLRAEAMLDRVGLLSRSHHQPSEMSGGEMQRVAIARSLMSNPKLLLADEPTGNLDTETGATILSLLRELNQEDNLTIVMITHDDSIADTADRCYRMCDGLLADKDPDAAGNRSDSAQLETVAA; this comes from the coding sequence ATGCATTCCTCGCCTGAACTGCTGCTGGAAGCCCGTGGGATTCGCAAGAGTTACCACAAGGACAAAATCGAACTGCCCATTCTGCGCGGCATCGACGTTGGTTTTGCTGCGGGCGAAATGTCCGCACTCGTCGGACGCAGCGGCAGCGGCAAGAGCACGCTGATGCACCTGTTGGCAACGCTGGACCAGCCCGATTCGGGAGAGGTGTGGTTCGATGGCTCACGCATCGACAACCAAAGCCGCGCCCGTCGCGATCAGTATCGCAATTCCCAGATCGGGATCATCTTTCAGTTCTATCACTTGCTGCCAGAACTGTCCGCGATTGAAAACGTGTTGGCACCTGCCATGATTCGCCGCAGCGTTCTGGGGTACCTGCGAGATCGAAAGTCACTGCGACTTCGTGCCGAAGCGATGCTGGACCGAGTCGGATTGTTGAGCCGGAGTCATCACCAACCCTCCGAGATGTCAGGCGGCGAAATGCAACGCGTGGCCATCGCACGATCGCTGATGTCCAACCCCAAACTGTTGTTGGCCGACGAGCCGACCGGCAACTTGGACACCGAGACCGGAGCCACGATTTTGAGCCTGCTTCGAGAACTGAACCAAGAAGACAATCTGACCATCGTGATGATCACTCACGATGACTCGATCGCCGATACCGCTGACCGCTGCTACCGAATGTGCGATGGGTTGTTAGCAGACAAAGATCCAGACGCCGCTGGCAACCGTTCCGATTCAGCACAGCTGGAAACCGTCGCGGCCTGA
- a CDS encoding O-antigen ligase family protein: MTSVVLVMLAALMMWAFYHPSDSTDVEQGGALGWCLATLLIAAAMQVFCVGRSFLVAQGERDSRDRADRTGQWLIDGIVCLLAGWIGYAAVAQLNVPTRSLDGAGTIGGDWRAASNEAWVWIAGAVWFVGLRRWLRGQQTRSSSGELRSNQFALLGLVVVGAVLLATHALHQVHVSLPQTWREYNADPERVLAEVGISAPEGSNARMIFENRLRDGGPTATFALANTLAGLLAMALVVVIAVLLPVLGSTFPKAISRLRVGNDRSTVKPEATSRPSAAVSIGLVLVAASLALALKDTQSRAGMLSVLIVGGCALLDFVWSTSRGRRCVTALSLAISAVFVAMPLAARGWFGTGWMAGLPESVRYRFQYWEATWRMVDYSPWTGAGPGNYQQAYHRFRLPESHEVIADPHHFVCETLGAGGFPAGLLLVGLLVVGAWLFWRAERGTNELKSPDLAAEPKLPEPVWASGSGGSFVRWSVPVGAAVGLLAVWGLGIRNRDLPDFDAHLIAIPVACAAGWLWWFRLADESSATDPGWDVRRIAGFALMAGCMHLSFSGGWTVPGIAVVLWTLAAMVTCSGRCWSLSGPFRISGAEDSLAKDSRTRVPDGPMEFRGRLRAVASAVVVGLAALTMWMVSYRPVTESRRWMAEADTQIRRGNLVGGEKLCQRAMEADQHAFDPAIFRLHVIEQAWLQRFAANPSSVGISPRFQEALENAIQRAGNDPSRLQAIGELVLHRYQVGGETEALAQAKMIYDRCQRLSPWHQVIAAQRALIAEAEGAPAETVRELAGKAVELAEAGGVVTRQLALQWILVVRPIGRSAIQQPVRQSAQVAMDALRL; this comes from the coding sequence ATGACGTCGGTCGTGTTGGTGATGCTTGCCGCACTGATGATGTGGGCGTTTTACCATCCATCGGATTCGACCGATGTGGAACAAGGAGGTGCCCTGGGGTGGTGCCTGGCAACGTTGCTGATCGCGGCGGCGATGCAGGTGTTCTGCGTTGGACGGTCATTTCTGGTTGCCCAGGGCGAGCGTGATTCAAGAGATCGAGCGGATCGGACAGGCCAATGGCTGATCGATGGAATCGTTTGCTTGCTGGCGGGGTGGATCGGGTATGCGGCAGTTGCCCAACTGAATGTGCCGACCCGTTCATTGGATGGGGCGGGGACGATTGGCGGTGACTGGCGCGCGGCCAGCAACGAAGCATGGGTGTGGATTGCTGGTGCGGTTTGGTTCGTCGGCTTGCGGCGTTGGCTGCGTGGACAGCAAACTCGATCCTCGTCTGGCGAACTTCGCAGCAACCAATTTGCGTTGCTGGGGTTGGTCGTGGTCGGGGCCGTGTTGCTGGCAACGCACGCTTTGCATCAGGTCCATGTGTCCTTGCCGCAAACATGGCGGGAATACAATGCCGATCCTGAGCGTGTGTTGGCCGAAGTGGGGATCAGTGCTCCGGAAGGTTCCAACGCTCGGATGATCTTTGAGAACCGGCTGCGTGACGGGGGGCCGACCGCAACGTTTGCGTTGGCCAATACCCTGGCAGGTTTGCTTGCGATGGCATTGGTGGTTGTGATCGCGGTTTTGCTTCCGGTTCTAGGAAGCACCTTCCCGAAAGCAATCTCGCGATTGAGAGTCGGGAACGACCGGTCCACTGTCAAACCTGAGGCAACATCGCGTCCGTCTGCCGCGGTTTCGATTGGTTTGGTGTTGGTCGCCGCGAGCTTGGCCTTGGCTCTCAAGGACACGCAGAGCCGTGCTGGGATGTTGTCTGTCTTGATCGTGGGCGGCTGCGCGTTGCTCGATTTCGTTTGGTCCACTTCACGAGGAAGGCGGTGCGTGACGGCGTTGTCGCTGGCGATCTCGGCCGTGTTTGTGGCGATGCCTTTGGCGGCCCGAGGCTGGTTCGGAACGGGCTGGATGGCTGGGTTGCCCGAATCGGTGCGATACCGTTTCCAGTATTGGGAAGCCACTTGGCGAATGGTCGATTATTCGCCTTGGACCGGTGCCGGACCGGGCAACTATCAGCAGGCCTACCATCGTTTTCGATTGCCTGAATCGCACGAGGTCATCGCAGACCCACACCATTTCGTTTGCGAAACTTTGGGGGCAGGCGGTTTCCCAGCGGGACTTCTGTTGGTTGGGCTGTTGGTGGTCGGGGCTTGGTTGTTCTGGCGAGCGGAACGCGGCACGAACGAGTTGAAGTCACCCGATTTGGCAGCGGAACCCAAGCTGCCTGAACCGGTTTGGGCATCAGGATCGGGTGGAAGCTTTGTTCGCTGGAGCGTTCCGGTGGGGGCGGCAGTTGGGTTGTTGGCGGTTTGGGGCCTGGGAATTCGCAACCGTGATCTACCGGATTTCGACGCTCATTTGATCGCGATTCCGGTGGCCTGTGCCGCTGGTTGGCTGTGGTGGTTTCGATTGGCGGACGAAAGTTCAGCGACCGATCCGGGCTGGGATGTTCGTCGGATCGCTGGGTTTGCGTTGATGGCCGGATGCATGCACCTCAGCTTTTCGGGCGGATGGACGGTGCCGGGAATCGCCGTGGTGTTGTGGACGTTGGCTGCGATGGTCACTTGCTCGGGGCGTTGCTGGTCGTTGTCTGGTCCCTTCCGCATTTCGGGGGCGGAGGATTCGCTCGCCAAGGATTCACGAACGCGGGTGCCGGATGGACCCATGGAATTCCGGGGGCGGTTGAGGGCGGTCGCGAGCGCGGTGGTGGTGGGATTGGCCGCGTTGACGATGTGGATGGTTTCGTATCGGCCTGTCACAGAATCGCGGCGCTGGATGGCGGAGGCTGACACTCAGATTCGTCGAGGCAATCTGGTCGGCGGAGAGAAACTTTGCCAGCGAGCGATGGAGGCGGACCAGCACGCATTTGACCCAGCGATCTTCCGTTTGCACGTGATCGAGCAAGCTTGGTTGCAGCGGTTTGCTGCGAATCCGTCGTCGGTGGGGATCAGCCCGCGATTCCAGGAGGCATTGGAAAATGCGATTCAGCGAGCCGGAAACGATCCGTCGCGATTGCAAGCGATCGGCGAATTGGTCCTGCACCGATATCAGGTCGGTGGGGAGACGGAGGCTCTGGCTCAGGCCAAAATGATTTATGATCGGTGCCAAAGGCTCAGCCCGTGGCATCAAGTGATCGCTGCCCAGCGAGCTTTGATCGCCGAAGCCGAGGGGGCTCCCGCAGAAACTGTCCGTGAATTGGCTGGGAAAGCCGTCGAATTGGCGGAAGCCGGCGGGGTGGTCACGCGTCAGCTCGCGTTGCAATGGATCCTGGTGGTCCGGCCGATCGGGCGATCCGCAATTCAGCAGCCCGTCCGCCAATCCGCCCAGGTGGCCATGGATGCCCTGCGGTTGTAG
- a CDS encoding DUF1592 domain-containing protein: protein MLSISPFRLAAGLACLAGLVLSTASPAIAAKPASQTDQSVSPAAVEFLQAQCIDCHDGPDGEGGFDIHSVSPDLTNAAALQRWIVIHDRVQSGVMPPPEDVELDPPTVRNFTEPLRDRLRAYQLKLQRREGRVRGRRLSNEQLSRTLQDLLRVELPLDDLMPPEQRVGGYVHLASAQSMSHFQLNTHLKVVDAALDAAFAKALEPASEWALDMPPEKIANKPKGRRNRDPEMRKGLAVIWSSGMIFYGRISSTRVPEDGWYEITLTASGLKPPQDHGVWCSVRSGECNSGAPLLSWIGSFEAEAEPQTMTYQAWLQKGHMLEVRPADRTLKQGRFQGGQVGLGEGEDQDLPGVAMHSLAMKRIYPGGDRKETRQRLLGTIPLRYNRSLNRSEVNVEKFNQKRDRNELRAAITRFADLAFRRPVDPSTIESILQLAEAERQSGATFIDALRAGYRAVLCSPRFLYLTEFADESGRLDDWAIASRLSYFLTGSMPDEELRTAADQGLLRREGELKRQTDRLLQTRRGQRFLVDFSDQWLDLVDIDFTEPDRRLFRDFDPTVQAAMLAETHHFLQRLLDEDRPVGELVGADYTYLNSRLARYYGLNESEADVADLNDQMKLVRVDPASPRGGLLSHGSILKVTAAGNDTSPVLRGIWVSERILGVEIPSPPENVPAVEPDIRGAKTVRELLAKHQADASCAACHQNIDPPGFALENFDAGGRWRDRYMQKRGNAYKAGAKVDPSFAMPDGATFDSFVAFRGLIAERDERLAANLASHFTTYATGQTIQFADRDRIEEIVANTRDHEFGFRSLLDEVIHSDLFLSK from the coding sequence ATGCTCTCGATCTCGCCCTTTCGGCTGGCTGCAGGCCTCGCTTGCTTGGCCGGCCTCGTGCTCTCCACTGCGTCGCCAGCGATCGCTGCCAAACCAGCGTCCCAGACCGACCAATCGGTGTCCCCTGCTGCCGTCGAATTCCTGCAGGCTCAGTGCATCGACTGCCACGATGGCCCCGACGGGGAAGGCGGTTTCGACATCCACTCTGTGTCGCCGGACCTGACCAACGCTGCCGCCTTGCAACGTTGGATCGTGATTCACGACCGAGTCCAAAGTGGCGTGATGCCTCCGCCAGAAGACGTGGAACTGGATCCACCAACGGTTCGCAATTTCACCGAACCGCTGCGAGATCGTTTGCGGGCCTATCAACTCAAACTGCAACGTCGCGAAGGTCGCGTTCGAGGCCGGCGGCTCAGCAACGAACAACTCTCGCGCACGCTGCAAGATCTGCTGCGAGTCGAATTGCCGCTCGATGATCTGATGCCTCCCGAACAGCGCGTCGGCGGCTACGTTCATTTGGCGTCCGCACAATCCATGTCCCACTTTCAGTTGAACACGCACCTGAAAGTCGTCGACGCAGCGCTCGACGCGGCGTTTGCCAAAGCACTGGAACCAGCCTCGGAATGGGCGCTTGACATGCCTCCCGAAAAGATTGCCAACAAACCCAAGGGCCGCCGCAATCGAGACCCTGAGATGCGCAAGGGACTGGCGGTCATTTGGTCGTCCGGCATGATCTTCTACGGTCGAATCTCATCGACTCGTGTGCCCGAAGATGGCTGGTACGAAATCACCTTGACCGCTTCGGGACTCAAGCCCCCCCAAGACCACGGGGTGTGGTGCAGCGTGCGCAGCGGCGAATGCAACTCAGGCGCTCCCCTGCTGTCCTGGATCGGCAGTTTCGAAGCCGAGGCCGAACCTCAAACCATGACCTACCAAGCTTGGCTGCAAAAGGGCCACATGCTGGAAGTCCGCCCCGCCGACCGAACGCTCAAACAAGGACGATTCCAGGGTGGCCAAGTCGGCCTGGGCGAAGGCGAAGACCAAGACCTTCCCGGTGTGGCCATGCACTCGCTGGCGATGAAACGCATCTACCCCGGAGGCGACCGCAAAGAGACTCGTCAGCGACTGCTGGGGACAATTCCACTTCGCTACAACCGCTCGCTCAATCGATCCGAAGTCAACGTTGAGAAGTTCAATCAAAAACGCGATCGAAACGAACTGCGAGCCGCGATCACTCGGTTCGCTGACCTTGCGTTCCGTCGTCCGGTCGACCCGTCCACCATCGAATCGATCTTGCAACTCGCCGAAGCAGAACGCCAAAGCGGTGCGACGTTCATCGACGCCTTGCGAGCCGGGTACCGCGCCGTTCTTTGCTCGCCGCGATTCCTCTACCTGACCGAATTCGCCGACGAATCGGGACGCCTGGACGATTGGGCCATCGCCTCACGCCTGAGCTATTTCCTGACCGGTTCGATGCCCGACGAAGAACTTCGAACCGCTGCGGACCAAGGCCTGCTTCGCCGCGAAGGAGAACTCAAACGCCAAACGGATCGCCTGCTGCAAACACGTCGCGGACAACGTTTCCTGGTCGATTTTTCCGATCAATGGCTGGACCTCGTCGACATTGATTTCACGGAACCGGACCGGCGTTTGTTCCGAGATTTTGACCCGACCGTTCAAGCGGCAATGCTGGCGGAAACCCATCATTTCCTGCAGCGATTGCTGGACGAAGACCGCCCCGTCGGTGAGCTGGTTGGGGCCGACTACACCTACCTCAATTCCCGCTTGGCTCGCTACTACGGACTGAACGAATCGGAAGCCGATGTCGCTGACCTGAACGACCAGATGAAACTCGTTCGCGTCGATCCAGCGTCCCCTCGCGGTGGACTTCTGAGCCATGGCTCGATCCTCAAAGTCACCGCGGCGGGCAACGACACCTCGCCAGTTCTGCGTGGCATCTGGGTTTCAGAACGGATCTTGGGAGTCGAAATCCCCTCCCCACCCGAAAACGTCCCCGCCGTGGAACCCGACATTCGAGGTGCCAAAACCGTTCGTGAACTGCTGGCCAAACACCAAGCCGACGCGTCCTGTGCCGCCTGTCACCAAAACATCGATCCGCCCGGCTTTGCGCTCGAAAACTTCGACGCCGGAGGTCGCTGGCGTGATCGCTACATGCAAAAACGTGGCAACGCCTACAAAGCCGGTGCCAAGGTCGATCCCAGCTTTGCGATGCCCGATGGAGCCACCTTTGATTCGTTCGTCGCTTTCCGTGGTTTGATCGCCGAACGCGATGAACGCTTGGCCGCCAATCTCGCCTCGCACTTCACCACCTACGCCACCGGCCAAACCATTCAGTTTGCCGATCGTGATCGCATCGAAGAGATTGTTGCCAACACACGCGACCACGAATTCGGTTTCCGATCCTTGCTGGACGAAGTCATCCACAGCGACTTGTTCCTTTCCAAGTGA